In a genomic window of Drosophila takahashii strain IR98-3 E-12201 chromosome 3L, DtakHiC1v2, whole genome shotgun sequence:
- the LOC108057702 gene encoding uncharacterized protein isoform X1, whose protein sequence is MSDHYDVLGLPRDATEDQIREAFRRLSLQFHPDKNRRGTEQFRRIYEAYSFLKEPRNRASNDSVALQPTNVGTVGIVNGFGQLVELTRRWFPMPSESSPGYFYEKLRVAVFIGGVVVGAYVSYRIFQSSPPSPPIAVPVPVPETIIPQSAVQELSEVHPASLWTLISWLAALRSKRILGLGKLASGSNIRLSSRALKESLSSAANVVAKTALQGPRAVTSAISSSSVSSAASVVAKSLPTQPQNALNSAAEVVAKTLAHGSQAVVSSASKTVVAEALNKASHTGYSSLSAAAEVVAKTAIQGPRAVTSAISSSSVSSAASVVAKSLPTQPQIALNSAAEVVTKTLAHSSQAVVSSASKTVVAETLKKGSHTGYSSAANDITKKTATGLLKYWKWTIGSIGRGSAAVNPALTNLKTSVVNGASNGWKWTESKSSSAANDITKKTATGLLKYWKWTIGSIGRGSAAVNPALTNLKTSVVNGASNGWKWTGSKTSPYLSRVNRASMNAIINNSSSVLSSAAKSSTKVIEKGTSKVSSMWPVNLTSALRSSSSSAISSVSRALTEVIKKRSPSNPISSKAQTAAPVGESIPSPPSTSNLSENLPTTQKVVPIYKIIIGMAPLCIAAAFVPYFLLHNIFSPPKPEPKKEIGFYSAAKNAMKSTYGGVSSTVSPAITATTKVAVKGATTGWNWTSKSFTNTVKPAVSASANSVASVASTSWNWTASKTGSYLVSPLKKTYKATLDWVAPPKK, encoded by the coding sequence ATGAGTGATCACTACGACGTTTTGGGATTGCCCAGGGACGCCACCGAGGATCAGATAAGAGAAGCTTTTCGCCGGTTGTCCCTGCAATTCCATCCCGATAAAAACAGGAGGGGAACGGAGCAGTTCCGTAGGATCTACGAAGCTTACAGCTTCCTGAAGGAGCCCAGAAATCGTGCTTCCAACGATTCCGTCGCTTTACAGCCAACAAATGTAGGAACCGTCGGTATCGTGAATGGGTTTGGCCAACTAGTTGAACTGACTAGGCGATGGTTTCCAATGCCCTCCGAATCGAGTCCAGGGTATTTCTACGAAAAGCTCAGAGTGGCTGTATTTATAGGAGGCGTGGTCGTGGGGGCCTATGTTAGCTACAGaatatttcaaagttcccCTCCGTCCCCACCGATCgcagttccagttccagttcccGAGACCATCATTCCGCAAAGTGCCGTCCAGGAACTTAGTGAGGTGCACCCCGCCTCCTTGTGGACATTGATCTCTTGGCTAGCCGCTTTGAGATCCAAGAGAATATTAGGACTCGGCAAATTGGCTTCAGGATCCAATATTCGGCTGTCTTCAAGGGCTCTAAAGGAGTCTTTATCTTCGGCTGCCAACGTCGTTGCCAAAACGGCACTCCAAGGACCACGAGCCGTAACCTCTGCGATTTCCAGTTCCTCTGTAAGCTCGGCAGCCAGTGTTGTTGCCAAATCTTTGCCAACGCAACCCCAAAATGCATTGAATTCTGCTGCGGAAGTAGTGGCCAAAACATTGGCCCACGGTTCACAGGCCGTAGTATCTTCAGCTTCCAAAACAGTTGTTGCTGAAGCCTTGAATAAGGCATCACACACAGGATATTCCTCTTTATCTGCAGCTGCCGAAGTCGTCGCCAAAACGGCAATCCAAGGACCACGTGCGGTAACCTCTGCGATTTCCAGTTCCTCTGTAAGCTCGGCAGCCAGTGTTGTTGCCAAATCTTTGCCAACGCAACCGCAAATTGCACTGAATTCTGCTGCGGAAGTAGTGACCAAAACATTGGCCCACAGTTCACAAGCCGTAGTATCTTCAGCTTCCAAAACGGTTGTTGCTGAAACATTGAAAAAGGGATCACACACAGGATATTCCTCTGCTGCCAATGATATAACTAAGAAAACTGCCACTGGACTGCTCAAGTACTGGAAGTGGACCATAGGATCCATTGGAAGGGGCTCTGCCGCCGTAAATCCGGCACTAACGAACCTCAAGACATCTGTAGTTAATGGTGCAAGCAATGGTTGGAAATGGACTGAATCCAAAAGCTCCTCTGCTGCCAATGATATTACTAAGAAAACTGCCACAGGACTGCTCAAATACTGGAAGTGGACCATAGGATCCATTGGAAGGGGCTCGGCCGCCGTAAATCCGGCACTAACGAACCTCAAGACATCTGTAGTTAATGGTGCAAGCAATGGTTGGAAATGGACTGGATCCAAAACCAGCCCATATCTGTCAAGAGTAAACAGGGCATCCATGAATGCTATAATTAACAATTCCAGTTCAGTTCTGTCTTCTGCTGCCAAAAGTTCGACCAAAGTCATAGAGAAAGGCACATCGAAGGTTTCGAGTATGTGGCCAGTTAACTTGACTTCTGCTCTGCGATCTTCAAGCTCCTCTGCCATTTCTTCAGTTTCCAGGGCTCTTACAGAAGTAATCAAGAAACGATCCCCATCTAACCCCATTTCTTCCAAAGCACAGACAGCAGCACCAGTGGGTGAATCTATCCCGAGTCCTCCAAGTACTTCAAATCTTTCAGAGAACTTACCAACGACTCAAAAAGTGgttccaatttacaaaataatcatagGTATGGCTCCATTATGTATTGCCGCAGCTTTTGTGCCCTACTTCTTACTACATAATATATTTTCACCACCAAAACCAGAACCTAAAAAGGAAATTGGATTTTATTCTGCTGCCAAAAATGCAATGAAGAGCACTTATGGCGGAGTCAGCAGTACCGTGAGTCCCGCCATAACGGCTACTACAAAAGTTGCAGTTAAAGGAGCAACCACTGGTTGGAATTGGACATCCAAATCTTTTACGAACACTGTAAAGCCGGCCGTAAGTGCTTCAGCAAACTCTGTTGCAAGTGTAGCAAGTACAAGCTGGAATTGGACTGCATCCAAAACTGGTTCATATCTGGTGTCTCCGTTAAAGAAAACCTATAAAGCGACTTTGGACTGGGTAGCACCGCCGAAAAAGTAG
- the LOC108057674 gene encoding uncharacterized protein, protein MSTTQNSAEQADLTLLVGSNNNNGGRSRSGGTPRKCATAGAPSSIRMCPASNTNNNNQSNKQLNSICQRAQAGHKLMIIMRGPPGCGKTTLAESLLRQAHLLGRHQVRDFVLSSDDYFWTRHGYDFNPTLLPAAHEWNQRRVREKAACGWSPIIVDNTNTMVWEMQPYVQSAVRHGYVLELLEPQTSWSKSASKLAQKNVHNVPRESIQRMLERYERTTVGELIKLMKETKYTVDLPQLRQRPPLPSVPVIATFEENKPAEAPVPAPQQQNFKLNANAQTWVPYEQGAPSYWSQPADSADLGDSAVPAELETPAAEVLPKCEKSLIELLRDESKTEEATAKAESSETKAFQRHCLDCRNEPGGFALLRQMYPNKQLTGLWDLFVKCQADVDWAVDILLKEDELNAATGSDQFGLEETVNNEEAAQFQCDCDKSLVGQESPVATPLSASPTPPASKTAPKPQRQPRNKRISAPTNKELQLQIQNCFVLGDEQYSEHTRKIRDIRNGILDQPMVSKVPGAPEEAGQEEPEEEEDPEDNTLLEMDLGGTLIEQLRAQFHTDDELLPPEQELPAITKIFVPRQLAKQLYMLWMEAVYNQLEEQRQQTLRDDEQFARLLKHPGYADCRESPSNVGELLDMELAWSIYNNEQLAAKQAAELAASKKPPNDIATHLTKMKLCETFPDIPTDTVLEIFAATGSNYGQTVEVLDSNVQSALSEAELFEKALREGEKLSAEVAAQEERKQQQQKQGQRSSSSSSTSARSPLLHEEAKCAALRDFEETRNMAAHHSQLKAECYLKAKQAIQRGNGGVALYYSEIAKLHNQKIDVFNQRAANCIMEVHRHTQNNPDLLDLHYLHTVEAISCLDLFLDRHITVLRNSTRVYKHVFIITGRGLHSANGVSTIKNRVKSRLGERRLRWQEVNPGLLRVKVFSASRHSKNF, encoded by the exons ATGTCGACAACGCAAAATTCCGCTGAGCAGGCGGATTTGACGCTCTTGGTgggcagcaacaataacaatggtGGCCGCAGCAGAAGTGGCGGTACTCCCAGGAAATGCGCCACCGCCGGAGCCCCCAGCTCCATCAGAATGTGCCCCGCCAGCAATacgaacaacaacaatcaGAGCAACAAGCAGCTAAACTCGATCTGCCAGCGGGCGCAGGCGGGCCACAAGCTGATGATCATCATGCGCGGACCTCCAGGCTGTGGAAAGACCACTCTGGCCGAATCCCTGCTGCGCCAGGCCCACCTGCTCGGCAGGCACCAGGTGCGCGACTTTGTCCTCAGCTCCGACGACTACTTCTGGACGCGCCACGGCTACGACTTCAATCCCACCCTGCTGCCAGCCGCCCACGAGTGGAACCAGCGGCGAGTGCGCGAGAAGGCCGCCTGCGGCTGGAGCCCCATCATTGTGGACAACACCAACACGATGGTGTGGGAGATGCAGCCCTACGTCCAGTCCGCCGTGAGGCATGGCTACGTCCTGGAGCTGCTCGAGCCGCAGACCAGTTGGAGCAAGTCGGCCAGCAAGCTGGCGCAGAAGAATGTCCACAACGTCCCGCGGGAGAGCATCCAGCGCATGCTGGAGCGCTACGAACGCACCACTGTGGGGGAGCTCATAAAG TTGATGAAGGAGACAAAGTACACGGTGGACCTGCCTCAACTACGCCAGCGTCCGCCTCTACCTTCCGTCCCGGTCATTGCCACTTTTGAGGAGAACAAGCCAGCGGAAGCCCCAGTTCCAgccccacaacaacaaaacttcAAGCTAAATGCCAATGCCCAAACGTGGGTGCCCTACGAACAGGGAGCGCCGTCGTACTGGTCCCAGCCAGCGGATTCTGCAGATCTAGGAGATTCTGCGGTTCCGGCAGAATTGGAAACTCCTGCTGCTGAAGTTTTGCCAAAGTGCGAAAAATCCCTGATTGAGCTTCTTCGCGACGAGAGCAAAACAGAGGAGGCAACTGCGAAAGCAGAGTCCAGTGAGACGAAAGCGTTTCAGAGGCATTGCCTAGACTGCCGAAATGAACCGGGAGGGTTTGCACTTTTGCGCCAAATGTATCCCAACAAGCAGCTGACGGGCCTCTGGGATCTGTTTGTCAAGTGCCAGGCCGACGTGGACTGGGCTGTCGATATTCTGCTAAAGGAGGACGAGCTAAACGCTGCCACGGGATCGGATCAGTTCGGATTGGAAGAAACCGTGAATAATGAGGAGGCGGCCCAGTTTCAATGCGACTGCGACAAGTCGTTGGTGGGCCAAGAATCTCCAGTTGCCACTCCGCTCTCCGCGTCACCAACTCCGCCAGCATCTAAGACTGCACCTAAGCCGCAGCGTCAGCCGCGCAACAAACGAATTTCGGCCCCCACCAACAAGGAATTACAGCTTCAAATACAGAACTGCTTTGTTTTAG gCGACGAACAATACTCGGAGCATACGCGTAAAATCCGCGATATTCGTAATGGAATCCTGGATCAACCCATGGTGTCGAAGGTGCCAGGAGCACCCGAGGAGGCGGGCCAGGAAgagccggaggaggaggaggaccctGAGGACAACACCCTGCTGGAAATGGATTTGGGAGGCACTCTGATCGAGCAGCTACGCGCCCAGTTCCACACCGACGACGAGCTGTTGCCGCCGGAGCAGGAGCTGCCCGCCATCACGAAAATATTTGTGCCGCGTCAGCTGGCCAAGCAGCTCTACATGCTGTGGATGGAGGCGGTGTACAACCAACTGGAGGAGCAGCGCCAGCAGACACTGCGCGACGACGAGCAGTTCGCTCGCCTGCTGAAGCACCCGGGATACGCCGATTGCCGCGAGTCGCCGAGCAATGTGGGCGAGCTGCTGGACATGGAGCTGGCCTGGAGCATATACAACAACGAGCAGTTGGCCGCCAAGCAGGCAGCCGAATTGGCCGCCAGCAAGAAGCCGCCCAACGACATCGCCACTCATCTCACCAAGATGAAGCTGTGCGAGACGTTCCCCGACATCCCCACCGACACGGTGCTCGAGATCTTTGCGGCCACCGGCAGCAACTACGGCCAAACAGTCGAGGTCTTGGACAGCAATGTTCAGAGCGCGCTGAGCGAGGCGGAACTGTTTGAAAAGGCTCTACGCGAGGGCGAAAAACTTAGTGCGGAAGTGGCGGCGCAGGAAGAgcgaaagcagcagcagcaaaagcagggACAGCGGTCCAGTTCCAGCTCCTCCACCTCTGCCCGGTCGCCGCTGCTCCACGAGGAGGCCAAGTGCGCCGCTCTGCGCGACTTTGAGGAGACACGAAACATGGCCGCCCATCATTCGCAGCTAAAAGCCGAGTGCTACTTGAAGGCCAAGCAGGCGATACAGCGCGGCAATGGCGGCGTGGCGCTGTACTACTCGGAAATTGCCAAGCTGCATAATCAGAAGATCGACGTTTTTAATCAGAGGGCGGCCAACTGTATCATGGAAGTGCATCGGCACACGCAGAACAACCCGGATCTGCTGGACCTGCATTACCTGCACACGGTGGAGGCAATCAGCTGCCTGGACCTGTTCCTTGATCGGCACATAACCGTGCTGCGCAACTCCACGCGCGTCTACAAGCACGTATTCATCATCACGGGAC
- the RpLP0 gene encoding large ribosomal subunit protein uL10, producing the protein MVRENKAAWKAQYFIKVVELFDEFPKCFIVGADNVGSKQMQNIRTSLRGLAVVLMGKNTMMRKAIRGHLENNPQLEKLLPHIKGNVGFVFTKGDLAEVRDKLLESKVRAPARPGAIAPLHVIIPAQNTGLGPEKTSFFQALSIPTKISKGTIEIINDVPILKPGDKVGASEATLLNMLNISPFSYGLIVNQVYDSGSIFSPEILDIKPEDLRAKFQQGVANLAAVCLSVGYPTIASAPHSIANGFKNLLAIAATTEVEFKEATTIKEYIKDPSKFAAAAATAAPAAGGAADKKEEAKKVESESEEEDDDMGFGLFD; encoded by the exons ATGGTTAGGGAGAACAAGGCAGCATGGAAGGCTCAGTACTTCATCAAGGTTGTG GAACTCTTCGACGAGTTCCCCAAGTGCTTCATCGTGGGCGCTGACAACGTGGGCTCCAAGCAGATGCAGAACATCCGTACCAGCCTGCGTGGTCTGGCCGTCGTGCTGATGGGCAAGAACACCATGATGCGCAAGGCCATCCGCGGGCATCTGGAGAACAACCCGCAGCTGGAGAAGCTGCTGCCCCACATCAAGGGCAACGTGGGCTTCGTGTTCACCAAGGGCGATCTCGCCGAGGTGCGCGACAAGCTGCTGGAGTCCAAGGTGCGCGCCCCCGCCCGTCCCGGCGCCATTGCCCCGCTGCACGTCATCATCCCGGCCCAGAACACTGGCCTGGGACCCGAGAAGACCAGCTTCTTCCAGGCCCTGTCCATCCCGACCAAGATCTCCAAGGGAACAATTGAAATCATCAACGACGTGCCCATCTTGAAGCCCGGCGACAAGGTCGGCGCCTCCGAGGCCACGCTGCTCAACATGCTGAACATCTCGCCCTTCTCGTACGGTCTGATCGTCAACCAGGTGTACGACTCCGGCTCGATCTTCTCGCCCGAGATCCTGGACATCAAGCCCGAGGATCTGCGCGCCAAGTTCCAGCAGGGAGTGGCCAACCTGGCCGCCGTCTGTTTGTCCGTGGGCTACCCGACCATCGCCTCGGCCCCACACAGCATTGCCAACGGATTCAAGAACCTGCTGGCCATTGCTGCCACCACCGAGGTGGAGTTCAAGGAGGCCACCACCATCAAGGAGTACATCAAGGACCCCAGCAAGTTCGCGGCCGCTGCCGCCACCGCTGCCCCCGCCGCCGGCGGAGCTGCCGACAAGAAGGAGGAGGCCAAGAAGGTCGAGTCCGagtccgaggaggaggacgatgaCATGGGCTTCGGCCTGTTCGACTAA
- the LOC108057702 gene encoding uncharacterized protein isoform X2, with product MSDHYDVLGLPRDATEDQIREAFRRLSLQFHPDKNRRGTEQFRRIYEAYSFLKEPRNRASNDSVALQPTNVGTVGIVNGFGQLVELTRRWFPMPSESSPGYFYEKLRVAVFIGGVVVGAYVSYRIFQSSPPSPPIAVPVPVPETIIPQSAVQELSEVHPASLWTLISWLAALRSKRILGLGKLASGSNIRLSSRALKESLSSAANVVAKTALQGPRAVTSAISSSSVSSAASVVAKSLPTQPQNALNSAAEVVAKTLAHGSQAVVSSASKTVVAEALNKASHTGYSSLSAAAEVVAKTAIQGPRAVTSAISSSSVSSAASVVAKSLPTQPQIALNSAAEVVTKTLAHSSQAVVSSASKTVVAETLKKGSHTGYSSAANDITKKTATGLLKYWKWTIGSIGRGSAAVNPALTNLKTSVVNGASNGWKWTESKSSSAANDITKKTATGLLKYWKWTIGSIGRGSAAVNPALTNLKTSVVNGASNGWKWTGSKTSPYLSRVNRASMNAIINNSSSVLSSAAKSSTKVIEKGTSKVSSMWPVNLTSALRSSSSSAISSVSRALTEVIKKRSPSNPISSKAQTAAPVGESIPSPPSTSNLSENLPTTQKVVPIYKIIIEPKKEIGFYSAAKNAMKSTYGGVSSTVSPAITATTKVAVKGATTGWNWTSKSFTNTVKPAVSASANSVASVASTSWNWTASKTGSYLVSPLKKTYKATLDWVAPPKK from the exons ATGAGTGATCACTACGACGTTTTGGGATTGCCCAGGGACGCCACCGAGGATCAGATAAGAGAAGCTTTTCGCCGGTTGTCCCTGCAATTCCATCCCGATAAAAACAGGAGGGGAACGGAGCAGTTCCGTAGGATCTACGAAGCTTACAGCTTCCTGAAGGAGCCCAGAAATCGTGCTTCCAACGATTCCGTCGCTTTACAGCCAACAAATGTAGGAACCGTCGGTATCGTGAATGGGTTTGGCCAACTAGTTGAACTGACTAGGCGATGGTTTCCAATGCCCTCCGAATCGAGTCCAGGGTATTTCTACGAAAAGCTCAGAGTGGCTGTATTTATAGGAGGCGTGGTCGTGGGGGCCTATGTTAGCTACAGaatatttcaaagttcccCTCCGTCCCCACCGATCgcagttccagttccagttcccGAGACCATCATTCCGCAAAGTGCCGTCCAGGAACTTAGTGAGGTGCACCCCGCCTCCTTGTGGACATTGATCTCTTGGCTAGCCGCTTTGAGATCCAAGAGAATATTAGGACTCGGCAAATTGGCTTCAGGATCCAATATTCGGCTGTCTTCAAGGGCTCTAAAGGAGTCTTTATCTTCGGCTGCCAACGTCGTTGCCAAAACGGCACTCCAAGGACCACGAGCCGTAACCTCTGCGATTTCCAGTTCCTCTGTAAGCTCGGCAGCCAGTGTTGTTGCCAAATCTTTGCCAACGCAACCCCAAAATGCATTGAATTCTGCTGCGGAAGTAGTGGCCAAAACATTGGCCCACGGTTCACAGGCCGTAGTATCTTCAGCTTCCAAAACAGTTGTTGCTGAAGCCTTGAATAAGGCATCACACACAGGATATTCCTCTTTATCTGCAGCTGCCGAAGTCGTCGCCAAAACGGCAATCCAAGGACCACGTGCGGTAACCTCTGCGATTTCCAGTTCCTCTGTAAGCTCGGCAGCCAGTGTTGTTGCCAAATCTTTGCCAACGCAACCGCAAATTGCACTGAATTCTGCTGCGGAAGTAGTGACCAAAACATTGGCCCACAGTTCACAAGCCGTAGTATCTTCAGCTTCCAAAACGGTTGTTGCTGAAACATTGAAAAAGGGATCACACACAGGATATTCCTCTGCTGCCAATGATATAACTAAGAAAACTGCCACTGGACTGCTCAAGTACTGGAAGTGGACCATAGGATCCATTGGAAGGGGCTCTGCCGCCGTAAATCCGGCACTAACGAACCTCAAGACATCTGTAGTTAATGGTGCAAGCAATGGTTGGAAATGGACTGAATCCAAAAGCTCCTCTGCTGCCAATGATATTACTAAGAAAACTGCCACAGGACTGCTCAAATACTGGAAGTGGACCATAGGATCCATTGGAAGGGGCTCGGCCGCCGTAAATCCGGCACTAACGAACCTCAAGACATCTGTAGTTAATGGTGCAAGCAATGGTTGGAAATGGACTGGATCCAAAACCAGCCCATATCTGTCAAGAGTAAACAGGGCATCCATGAATGCTATAATTAACAATTCCAGTTCAGTTCTGTCTTCTGCTGCCAAAAGTTCGACCAAAGTCATAGAGAAAGGCACATCGAAGGTTTCGAGTATGTGGCCAGTTAACTTGACTTCTGCTCTGCGATCTTCAAGCTCCTCTGCCATTTCTTCAGTTTCCAGGGCTCTTACAGAAGTAATCAAGAAACGATCCCCATCTAACCCCATTTCTTCCAAAGCACAGACAGCAGCACCAGTGGGTGAATCTATCCCGAGTCCTCCAAGTACTTCAAATCTTTCAGAGAACTTACCAACGACTCAAAAAGTGgttccaatttacaaaataatcatag AACCTAAAAAGGAAATTGGATTTTATTCTGCTGCCAAAAATGCAATGAAGAGCACTTATGGCGGAGTCAGCAGTACCGTGAGTCCCGCCATAACGGCTACTACAAAAGTTGCAGTTAAAGGAGCAACCACTGGTTGGAATTGGACATCCAAATCTTTTACGAACACTGTAAAGCCGGCCGTAAGTGCTTCAGCAAACTCTGTTGCAAGTGTAGCAAGTACAAGCTGGAATTGGACTGCATCCAAAACTGGTTCATATCTGGTGTCTCCGTTAAAGAAAACCTATAAAGCGACTTTGGACTGGGTAGCACCGCCGAAAAAGTAG
- the LOC138912946 gene encoding uncharacterized protein, translating to MEIQNHGLCSQLCFGNHRTHMDHFSNWLSTMARSIARATVSAPVNTKQTKNEQKGPLKSILHSSKNETKVNKMECYQCQGEHYLYTCEHYLKAEIPEKWKMIKDLRLCFGCLRRGHTLQACKYKRECKKNGCKKNQHTSLHSEDPQKEEKVEPKEATINTIKPATPQLLFKVLAVEMLGPNNKIIQTYAFLDEGSSASLINEKLADSLGVLEPKRKLTLNWIENHAKEFLSMECNLRIRAYGADKKWMRIVGNSVPTLDLPLQSVDVDKLTEKYALLRNLPINGFTNAEPMMLIGINNCHLIANIKSVYLDTNLIAAKTPLGWLIYGSADDQKKGSPRVSVVLHACSKKDSNEQEIHDMIADYFTTENFGVKIPIKPLESAGISRARDILKNTSRKLNGCYETGLLWKEDVFKFPDSYKMALQRLQGIENKMAEYDNAIMDFINKGYAVKMWDQEAALVGPRTWYLPHFGVININKPKRMRLVFDAAATINGISLNTMLLKGPDENPPLTTILFKFRQGKIAVCADIKEMFLQVQVRKEDQDSLRFLWRHGNRDAQVDTYKMIVLIFGAACSPSCAQYIKNINAENAEIYREQVIDAIQTKHYVDDFVASFESEDDALQISREVKRVHKLGKFELRGFVSNSKIIQQSLNNTEENELVAPTVQLDSDTTDKILGMCWDSRSDKFVFDLKLNRVDKEIVKGLKCPTKRQLLSLVMSVYDPFAKDGHIRLAEVETSSGILKRPVSKLAVLDVLGKTP from the exons ATGGAAATCCAGAATCATGGCCTGTGTTCTCAACTATGTTTTGGGAATCATCGAACGCATATGG ATCACTTCAGCAATTGGCTGAGCACTATGGCAAGAAGCATTGCAAGGGCAACCGTATCAGCACCGGTAAATACCAAACAGACGAAGAATGAGCAAAAGGGTCCgttgaaatcaattttacaTTCTTCCAAGAATGAAACTAAAGTGAACAAGATGGAGTGCTATCAATGTCAGGGTGAACATTATCTGTATACCTGTGAACACTATTTAAAGGCTGAAATTCCAGAAAAGTGGAAGATGATAAAGGATCTTCGTTTATGTTTTGGTTGTCTTCGGCGTGGACACACTCTGCAAGCTTGTAAGTATAAGCGGGAGTGTAAGAAGAACGGATGCAAGAAAAACCAACATACGTCTTTACATTCAGAAGATCCTCAAAAGGAAGAGAAAGTCGAGCCCAAAGAAGCTACGATTAACACAATCAAGCCAGCAACTCCACAATTGTTGTTCAAGGTTTTGGCCGTTGAAATGTTGGggccaaataataaaatcatacAGACGTACGCATTTTTAGATGAAGGTTCGTCTGCTTCATTAATAAATGAGAAATTAGCAGATAGTCTGGGCGTACTTGAGCCAAAAAGAAAGTTAACTTTAAACTGGATAGAAAATCATGCAAAGGAGTTTTTGTCGATGGAATGCAACCTTCGTATAAGAGCATATGGAGCTGATAAAAAATGGATGCGTATTGTTGGAAACTCAGTTCCAACTTTAGATCTACCTTTGCAGTCGGTGGATGTCGATAAGCTCACTGAGAAGTATGCACTGCTGAGAAACTTACCAATAAACGGATTTACAAATGCAGAACCTATGATGTTAATAGGAATTAACAACTGTCACTTAATAGCAAACATAAAAAGTGTATATCTAGATACAAACCTAATCGCAGCCAAGACACCGTTGGGTTGGCTTATTTATGGTTCAGCCGATGACCAAAAGAAAGGATCACCACGAGTATCTGTAGTTTTACACGCATGCTCCAAAAAAGATAGCAATGAACAAGAGATCCATGACATGATTGCAGATTACTTTACAACGGAAAACTTCGGTGTAAAAATACCAATAAAGCCCTTGGAATCTGCCGGTATATCCAGAGCCAGggatatattaaaaaacacgTCTAGGAAACTAAATGGCTGTTATGAAACTGGACTTCTTTGGAAAGAGGATGTGTTCAAATTTCCGGACAGTTACAAAATGGCTCTGCAAAGGCTGCAGGGCATAGAAAACAAGATGGCGGAATATGATAACGCCATTATGGATTTCATAAATAAAGGATATGCAGTTAAAATGTGGGATCAAGAAGCCGCTCTCGTTGGACCGCGTACGTGGTACTTACCCCATTTTGGTGTTATTAATATAAACAAGCCAAAAAGGATGAGATTGGTATTTGATGCAGCGGCTACGATCAACGGCATTTCCCTGAATACCATGCTTTTAAAAGGACCTGATGAAAACCCACCATTGACGACGATCCTTTTTAAATTCCGGCAAGGCAAGATAGCAGTATGTGCTGATATAAAGGAAATGTTTTTGCAGGTGCAAGTCCGTAAGGAAGATCAGGATTCGTTGAGATTTCTTTGGAGACATGGTAATCGCGATGCTCAGGTTGATACATACAAGATGATAGTCCTTATATTTGGAGCAGCATGCTCGCCATCATGTGctcaatatataaaaaatattaacgcCGAAAACGCTGAGATTTACAGGGAACAAGTAATTGATGCCATTCAAACGAAGCATTACGTGGATGACTTCGTAGCTAGTTTCGAGTCTGAAGATGATGCTCTCCAAATCAGCCGGGAAGTCAAGAGGGTCCATAAGTTGGGAAAATTTGAGCTCAGAGGTTTCGTTTCCAACTCAAAGATAATTCAGCAGTCCCTTAACAACACGGAGGAAAACGAGTTGGTAGCACCAACTGTCCAACTAGACAGCGACACGACAGACAAGATTTTAGGAATGTGCTGGGATAGTCGGTCTGACAAGTTCGTATTTGATCTTAAGCTAAACCGAGTGGATAAagaaattgttaaaggactgaAGTGCCCCACTAAACGCCAACTGCTGAGTTTGGTTATGTCTGTATATGATCCCTTTG CTAAAGACGGCCACATCAGATTGGCAGAAGTCGAGACATCCTCAGGGATTCTCAAGCGTCCAGTATCAAAGCTAGCAGTTTTGGATGTATTGGGTAAAACTCCATAG
- the LOC108057641 gene encoding dnaJ homolog subfamily B member 4 codes for MGKDYYKILGIERNASGEDVKKGYRRMALRYHPDKNDHPQAEEQFKEVVAAFEVLSDKEKRQIYDQFGEEGLRIGDEPTTFAQPTSDMLPFMCAVGGTVLFAFAAYKTFQFFTRKKEPATNSDGSGSD; via the coding sequence ATGGGCAAGGATTACTACAAGATTCTGGGCATAGAGAGAAATGCCTCCGGTGAAGACGTGAAGAAGGGCTACCGGCGAATGGCGCTCCGTTACCATCCCGACAAGAACGACCATCCGCAGGCCGAGGAGCAATTCAAGGAGGTGGTGGCCGCCTTCGAAGTCCTCTCAGACAAGGAAAAGCGACAGATATACGACCAGTTCGGTGAAGAGGGCCTGCGAATCGGTGACGAGCCAACGACCTTTGCCCAGCCCACGTCCGACATGCTACCCTTTATGTGCGCCGTCGGGGGAACCGTGCTCTTCGCCTTTGCCGCCTACAAAACCTTCCAGTTCTTCACGCGGAAAAAGGAGCCGGCCACTAACAGCGATGGTTCGGGATCGGACTGA